The proteins below are encoded in one region of Casimicrobium huifangae:
- the tsaE gene encoding tRNA (adenosine(37)-N6)-threonylcarbamoyltransferase complex ATPase subunit type 1 TsaE, whose amino-acid sequence MSPIVESPLFLADEAATLAFAQRFAADVQPPCSVALVGDLGAGKTTFVRGVLRALGVTGAIKSPTYALVETYETSKGEVHHLDAYRIEGVDDFEARGGFEYFQSPSIRFVEWPERLHGAVAFDLVIRFQFDGDGRRVTVTTGEVQAEARSGA is encoded by the coding sequence ATGTCGCCGATTGTAGAAAGCCCGCTGTTTCTCGCTGACGAGGCCGCAACTCTGGCGTTCGCACAGCGCTTCGCGGCAGACGTGCAGCCGCCGTGCTCGGTAGCGCTGGTGGGGGACCTGGGGGCAGGAAAGACCACCTTCGTCCGTGGCGTGCTGCGTGCATTGGGCGTGACCGGGGCCATCAAGAGCCCGACCTATGCACTGGTCGAAACCTATGAGACGTCAAAGGGCGAGGTGCATCATCTCGATGCCTATCGCATCGAGGGCGTTGACGATTTCGAGGCGCGCGGCGGCTTTGAGTACTTTCAGTCACCGTCGATCCGCTTTGTCGAGTGGCCAGAGCGGTTGCACGGCGCTGTGGCTTTTGATCTGGTCATCCGTTTTCAGTTTGACGGCGATGGTCGGCGGGTCACAGTGACGACCGGCGAAGTGCAAGCCGAAGCGCGGAGCGGCGCGTGA
- a CDS encoding S41 family peptidase, translated as MARQVLVVVLAVMKFVLPPQVAASQPIPTHATPIELANADFERAREDDASRPAGWNKAGPGDSFQLDRKVFRNGAASLRITRSEGAPLTAVAQTFPAEPLRNTVVSLRAWTRTEGADTGGALILFATGDDRKMIAFALSESSAGDGSNDWVQQQVRMLVPPNAAHLQLGLRLTGAGTLWFDDVDALTWGVATTVPDAISAPAEKYLNDAITAIRQQALNSARVDWPAATSQARALASGAITTADTYPSIRHVLRLLGDGHSILRTPRDNAAAARSANQSLTDTRVSVIAGRPMLFVPGFASMDRDDAQQFASKLQQSLASMDKPECGLLLDLRGNTGGNMFPMLAGLAPLFADGDVGGLATANDGSVTWRFRDGAFVASSKEHDNVTRAAQPAMRIGNGNTPVAVLLGQTTGSSGEAVAIAFVGRPNTRSFGAPTAGLTTGNRPVKLADGTTLAITGSVMLDRTGKRYGGKLAPDELTDGTRVASPNGDAAVAAAIAWLDQQKACQR; from the coding sequence TTGGCTCGGCAAGTACTGGTCGTTGTGCTCGCCGTCATGAAGTTCGTCTTGCCACCACAAGTCGCTGCGTCACAGCCGATACCGACGCACGCGACGCCCATCGAGTTGGCAAACGCCGATTTCGAAAGAGCTCGCGAAGACGACGCCTCGCGACCAGCGGGTTGGAACAAGGCCGGCCCCGGCGATAGCTTTCAGCTCGACCGAAAAGTGTTTCGCAATGGCGCTGCCAGCCTCCGGATTACCCGGTCTGAAGGCGCGCCATTGACCGCCGTGGCGCAAACATTCCCGGCGGAACCACTGCGCAATACCGTCGTCTCGCTACGTGCGTGGACGCGCACTGAAGGCGCGGACACCGGCGGCGCACTGATACTGTTCGCGACCGGCGATGACCGCAAGATGATTGCATTCGCTCTATCGGAATCATCAGCGGGCGACGGCAGCAACGACTGGGTGCAGCAACAGGTTCGCATGCTGGTACCTCCGAACGCTGCCCACCTTCAGTTGGGCTTACGGCTAACCGGCGCCGGAACGCTCTGGTTTGACGACGTCGACGCACTCACGTGGGGCGTTGCAACAACTGTACCGGACGCAATCTCTGCTCCCGCCGAGAAGTACCTGAACGACGCGATCACAGCAATCCGGCAACAGGCACTAAACAGCGCGCGGGTCGACTGGCCGGCGGCCACATCACAGGCGCGTGCTCTGGCAAGCGGCGCCATCACGACCGCCGACACTTACCCCTCCATTCGGCACGTGCTGCGCCTGCTCGGCGACGGGCACAGCATCCTGCGAACGCCGAGGGACAACGCGGCGGCAGCGCGATCAGCCAATCAGTCCTTGACTGACACTCGTGTCTCGGTAATCGCCGGGCGCCCCATGCTCTTTGTGCCCGGCTTCGCCAGCATGGATCGCGACGATGCTCAACAGTTCGCGTCCAAACTTCAGCAGTCGTTGGCGAGCATGGACAAGCCCGAATGCGGTTTGCTCCTTGATCTGCGTGGCAACACGGGTGGCAACATGTTTCCAATGTTGGCGGGCCTCGCGCCACTCTTCGCTGACGGCGACGTGGGCGGCCTGGCGACCGCCAACGACGGCTCTGTCACGTGGCGTTTCCGTGACGGTGCATTTGTCGCGTCCAGCAAAGAGCACGACAACGTCACCCGTGCAGCACAGCCGGCCATGCGAATTGGCAACGGCAATACACCTGTCGCCGTATTGCTTGGCCAGACGACCGGAAGCTCCGGCGAGGCTGTCGCCATCGCTTTTGTCGGGCGCCCGAACACACGGAGTTTCGGTGCACCCACGGCCGGTCTGACCACCGGCAATCGCCCGGTCAAACTGGCTGACGGGACAACACTCGCCATCACCGGCTCCGTCATGCTGGATCGCACCGGCAAGCGATATGGCGGCAAGCTTGCCCCGGACGAGCTGACCGATGGCACTCGGGTTGCCTCGCCAAATGGAGACGCGGCTGTCGCCGCCGCCATCGCCTGGCTTGATCAGCAGAAGGCCTGTCAGCGCTAG
- the queG gene encoding tRNA epoxyqueuosine(34) reductase QueG — MSAPAPASATTEQRIVQLGLELGWAAVGIADIALEREAEGYQAWIAAGHHGEMEYMARHGSLRWQPDDLQPGTQSVICVALDYWPQRAAGAEATLQSTDRAYVSRYALGRDYHKVLRNKLQAFAERIGEQIAAHDFRVFTDSAPVMEIPLAVKAGLGWRGKHTLLLNRERGSLFFLGEIYTSLLLAQSAAQSSHCGSCAACIDVCPTRAITAPHRLDARRCISYLTIEHKGSIPEEFRKPIGNRIYGCDDCQLVCPWNKFAHKATVPDFEPRNGLDSAVLIELFAWNEADFNERLQGSPIRRIGHVRWLRNIAVALGNAPATQATLQALSSRSGHPDPLVREHVEWALAQGGNVAN, encoded by the coding sequence ATGTCAGCGCCTGCCCCCGCATCCGCCACCACTGAGCAACGCATTGTGCAGCTCGGGCTCGAACTGGGCTGGGCAGCGGTGGGCATCGCAGACATCGCACTCGAGCGCGAGGCGGAGGGGTATCAGGCGTGGATTGCGGCCGGTCATCATGGCGAGATGGAGTATATGGCCCGCCACGGCAGCCTTCGATGGCAGCCCGATGACTTGCAGCCCGGCACACAATCGGTGATCTGTGTTGCCCTCGACTACTGGCCGCAGCGCGCCGCCGGCGCCGAGGCTACGCTGCAGTCAACTGATCGAGCTTACGTTTCGCGCTATGCGCTTGGTCGCGACTATCACAAGGTTTTGCGCAACAAACTGCAGGCATTTGCCGAACGCATCGGCGAGCAGATCGCTGCGCACGACTTCCGGGTGTTCACCGACTCGGCGCCGGTGATGGAAATTCCGCTCGCAGTGAAAGCTGGCCTGGGCTGGCGCGGCAAGCACACCCTGCTGCTCAACCGCGAGCGCGGTTCGCTGTTCTTCCTCGGCGAGATCTACACCTCGCTGCTGTTAGCCCAGTCTGCCGCGCAAAGCAGTCATTGCGGCAGTTGCGCCGCCTGCATCGACGTGTGCCCGACCCGCGCCATCACCGCGCCGCACCGGCTGGATGCGCGCCGCTGCATCAGCTACCTCACCATCGAACACAAAGGCAGTATCCCGGAAGAATTTCGCAAGCCGATAGGCAACCGCATCTACGGCTGCGACGACTGCCAGCTCGTATGCCCGTGGAACAAATTTGCCCACAAGGCAACAGTCCCGGATTTCGAGCCACGCAACGGCCTTGATAGCGCTGTATTGATCGAACTGTTCGCCTGGAACGAGGCCGACTTCAACGAACGCCTGCAAGGCAGCCCGATTCGTCGCATCGGTCATGTGCGTTGGCTGCGGAATATTGCCGTAGCCTTGGGAAATGCGCCAGCAACCCAAGCTACGTTGCAGGCGCTGAGTTCACGCAGCGGGCATCCTGACCCGCTGGTGCGTGAGCACGTGGAGTGGGCGCTGGCGCAAGGAGGCAACGTTGCAAACTGA
- a CDS encoding CBS domain-containing protein translates to MLVSEILRIKGSTLFTATPDMSVKDAVHSMAEQDIGSLVVMDKGKLVGMLTFRELIKVLDERGAELKSLAVGAIMEANPLTADPHMEVNALRGAMLERHARYIPIMEAGTLMGVLSFHDVAKAVFEEQSFENRMLKSYIKNWPDEEETAAQSS, encoded by the coding sequence ATGCTGGTCAGTGAAATTCTTCGCATCAAGGGCAGTACGCTGTTCACGGCAACGCCCGACATGAGCGTCAAGGACGCTGTGCATTCGATGGCGGAGCAGGATATTGGCTCGCTGGTGGTGATGGACAAGGGCAAGCTGGTCGGCATGCTCACGTTTCGCGAGCTGATCAAGGTGCTTGACGAGCGCGGCGCGGAGCTGAAGTCGCTGGCGGTGGGTGCAATCATGGAGGCCAATCCGCTGACCGCTGACCCGCACATGGAGGTGAACGCCCTGCGCGGTGCCATGCTGGAGCGTCACGCCCGTTATATCCCGATCATGGAGGCCGGCACCCTGATGGGCGTGTTGTCGTTCCATGACGTGGCGAAGGCTGTGTTCGAAGAGCAGAGCTTCGAAAACCGCATGCTCAAGAGCTACATCAAGAACTGGCCGGACGAAGAAGAAACAGCGGCACAATCCAGCTAG
- a CDS encoding DUF2863 family protein: MPRAPFRRKSGAREANQLVRLAEGLASSKSRAEDVYWERELQSAVTQHLENNDEEAINRALDKAHDAPDATFDALADMVESLTESIVLDSETGPQRVTLFCAPILVWGRSKIPTRTIPKQQLQDIAVQLSAHVFSSKVKIALVDYLFAPDQLPHSYSASRELLQLLAESIRERKHLTMPPESLEEAPDVVCDMRMIVGAFQVTEGEPFYAWQEMTTPVEEARQTCLGVWRTQGGNAIKPLLVGFPHELTLPRSFFAACRDADLASRAYSIGASVSFLEAVTGITPDKIVATIGGCWGNGLEEYRIGFTLGDSEEVVHGCVWPLVSDEGDDTPVVDEIESLLRAANVGTIVHLEEQLPLEFCDDCGAPHFPNREGEMLHAHLPEEANTGSMHLH, from the coding sequence ATGCCCCGCGCCCCATTTCGCCGCAAGAGCGGTGCCCGTGAAGCCAATCAGCTGGTCCGTCTGGCGGAAGGGCTTGCCTCGTCCAAAAGTCGTGCCGAGGACGTCTACTGGGAGCGCGAGCTGCAGTCCGCGGTGACGCAGCACCTCGAAAACAATGACGAGGAAGCGATTAACCGGGCGCTGGACAAGGCTCACGATGCGCCGGATGCCACCTTTGACGCGCTGGCCGACATGGTTGAATCGCTCACTGAGTCGATCGTGCTTGATTCCGAGACAGGCCCGCAGCGAGTAACGCTGTTCTGTGCGCCGATTCTGGTGTGGGGCCGCAGCAAAATTCCGACGCGAACCATCCCGAAGCAGCAGTTGCAGGACATCGCGGTGCAGCTGTCGGCGCACGTCTTTTCGTCGAAGGTGAAGATCGCGCTGGTGGACTACCTGTTCGCGCCGGATCAGTTACCGCACAGCTACAGCGCCTCGCGCGAGCTGCTGCAACTGCTGGCCGAATCGATCCGCGAACGCAAACACCTCACCATGCCACCGGAATCGCTGGAGGAAGCGCCTGACGTGGTGTGCGATATGCGCATGATCGTGGGTGCCTTCCAGGTGACGGAGGGCGAGCCGTTCTACGCCTGGCAGGAAATGACCACACCGGTTGAAGAAGCGCGCCAGACCTGCCTCGGCGTCTGGCGCACCCAGGGCGGCAATGCGATCAAGCCACTGCTGGTGGGCTTTCCGCACGAACTGACGCTGCCGCGCTCATTCTTCGCTGCCTGCCGCGATGCCGATCTGGCTTCGCGCGCCTACTCGATCGGCGCCTCGGTGTCATTCCTCGAAGCGGTGACCGGCATCACGCCGGACAAGATTGTGGCCACCATTGGCGGCTGCTGGGGCAACGGGCTGGAGGAATACCGCATCGGCTTCACGCTGGGCGATAGCGAAGAGGTGGTGCACGGCTGTGTGTGGCCGCTGGTGTCCGATGAAGGCGACGACACGCCAGTGGTGGATGAGATCGAAAGCCTGCTCCGCGCGGCGAACGTGGGGACCATCGTGCATCTCGAGGAGCAGTTGCCGCTGGAGTTCTGTGACGACTGCGGCGCCCCGCACTTCCCAAACCGCGAAGGCGAAATGCTGCACGCCCATCTGCCCGAGGAAGCGAACACCGGTTCGATGCACCTGCATTGA
- a CDS encoding ATP-binding protein, with protein MPDPSAAPTTSKQAVAPGKPRIASVTGAPQRDWYVHEWMLLAFAAGMMLLIYFVAQHEQEFEKAEIIRDAAVVEQSISRRLENDQQFFDRLALDVGGERISPEEFDRVASKRAVESGYVTDIMRVTPELDVVQHAPGSRSLEMVLRGRAPFADQVWMTGLTRKTSRSTYSQPYRNDLGRYYIEYAAPVVAQGDFVGTINSVISFDALLEKAAPEWAGRKYRAVISDASGQGMTNAEAMHIESGVVKHTVPLSLPWRDLQLTLVGAKPSTLLPNLTLSTAVLALTGLMVWTSIGLRKQQRMRKQAEVERDRTYAQSIADLRVTNERFETVLDSLDVSVYVSDLRSNELLYANSHLHETFPAIEIGRDARQFEDGFLDSPSNRFPAPMLLTREGEPGDVFKDELEHSDHRHFLMRTRAVRWVDGRIARLTTLGDITDRVNAERIRQTQQDKLTRTSRLMTVGEIASTLAHEINQPLAAIANYVNGCIRRLKNNGNVDQAVIGAMEKADAQVARAGAIIGRVREFVRTREPQRQPLDVNALVIEVVKLAQSDDEQRALTCELRLARDLPLVFADRIMIEQVLLNFLRNAREAMQHLAPAQRIAEIRTTRVDGSHAMVEVADRGVGISPEAARQLFSPFFSTKNDGMGMGLNICRSLIEYHEGNLTFGQNEPCGAVFRFTLPFDHSAEHAADHPQDQPQARPPAENERDGAHA; from the coding sequence ATGCCCGATCCGTCCGCCGCCCCGACCACGAGCAAACAGGCCGTTGCCCCAGGCAAGCCGCGCATTGCCTCAGTGACCGGTGCACCGCAACGTGACTGGTATGTGCATGAATGGATGCTGCTGGCCTTTGCGGCTGGCATGATGTTGCTGATTTATTTCGTCGCACAGCACGAACAGGAATTCGAGAAGGCCGAAATCATCCGCGACGCAGCGGTGGTTGAGCAGTCCATCTCTCGGCGCCTGGAAAACGATCAGCAGTTCTTTGACCGACTGGCACTCGATGTCGGCGGCGAACGCATTTCGCCGGAGGAATTCGACCGCGTGGCCAGCAAACGGGCGGTCGAGTCGGGATATGTCACCGACATCATGCGCGTCACGCCCGAGCTCGATGTCGTGCAGCATGCCCCAGGTTCGCGCTCGCTCGAGATGGTGCTGCGTGGTCGCGCGCCGTTCGCCGATCAGGTGTGGATGACCGGCCTGACGCGCAAGACCAGCCGCAGCACCTATTCCCAGCCTTACCGCAATGATCTAGGGCGTTACTACATCGAGTACGCGGCGCCGGTGGTGGCGCAGGGCGATTTCGTCGGCACCATCAACAGCGTCATCTCTTTCGATGCGCTGCTCGAAAAGGCAGCCCCGGAATGGGCCGGGCGCAAGTACCGTGCGGTGATCTCCGACGCCAGCGGTCAGGGCATGACCAATGCCGAGGCCATGCATATCGAATCCGGCGTGGTCAAACACACGGTACCGCTGTCGCTGCCCTGGCGCGATCTGCAATTGACGCTGGTCGGCGCCAAGCCATCGACGCTGCTGCCCAATCTGACGCTGTCGACCGCTGTGCTGGCGCTGACCGGGTTGATGGTGTGGACTTCGATCGGGTTGCGCAAGCAGCAGCGCATGCGCAAGCAGGCCGAGGTGGAGCGCGACCGCACTTATGCGCAGTCGATCGCTGACCTGCGGGTCACCAACGAACGCTTTGAAACCGTACTCGATTCGCTCGATGTCTCGGTTTATGTGAGTGACTTGCGCAGCAACGAGCTGCTGTACGCCAATTCGCACCTGCACGAAACCTTCCCTGCCATCGAAATTGGCCGCGACGCCCGGCAGTTTGAAGATGGCTTTCTCGACAGCCCCAGCAACCGCTTCCCGGCGCCGATGTTGCTGACCCGCGAGGGCGAACCGGGGGACGTGTTCAAGGACGAGCTCGAACACAGTGACCACCGCCATTTCCTGATGCGCACCCGCGCCGTGCGCTGGGTGGATGGCCGCATCGCGCGCCTGACCACGTTGGGCGACATTACGGACCGGGTCAACGCCGAACGCATCCGGCAAACGCAGCAGGACAAGCTGACACGCACCTCACGGTTGATGACCGTCGGCGAGATTGCCTCTACCCTCGCCCACGAAATCAACCAGCCGCTGGCGGCGATCGCAAACTATGTCAACGGCTGTATCCGTCGGCTGAAGAACAATGGGAACGTCGATCAGGCAGTGATCGGTGCCATGGAAAAGGCTGATGCCCAGGTGGCGCGTGCCGGCGCCATCATTGGCCGTGTTCGTGAATTCGTGCGCACCCGTGAGCCGCAGCGGCAGCCGCTCGACGTCAATGCCCTGGTCATCGAAGTGGTGAAGCTGGCGCAGAGTGACGACGAGCAGCGCGCCCTGACCTGTGAGCTACGTCTGGCGCGTGATCTGCCGCTGGTGTTTGCCGATCGCATCATGATCGAACAGGTGCTGCTTAATTTCCTGCGCAACGCCCGCGAAGCCATGCAGCATCTGGCGCCGGCCCAGCGGATCGCCGAGATTCGCACCACACGGGTCGACGGCAGCCATGCGATGGTCGAAGTGGCTGATCGCGGCGTAGGAATCTCGCCGGAGGCAGCACGACAGCTCTTCTCGCCGTTTTTCAGTACCAAGAACGATGGCATGGGTATGGGGCTCAACATCTGCCGCTCGCTGATTGAATATCACGAGGGCAACCTCACTTTCGGACAAAATGAGCCCTGCGGTGCCGTGTTCAGGTTTACCCTGCCGTTCGACC
- a CDS encoding DMT family transporter has product MPVIGRRELGLFVAVVLLWGVNWPMMKMALAELNFWVFRSYCIAAGLLWFVAFNLKRGVPLTLPREHWGRMLVCALCNVAAWNILSAAALTMLPSGRAGVLAYTMPLWVVLLSRVFLGEVLTPSRIAAISIGMGGIALLLVDEFQALRGAPVAALMMVASGLLWAVGIVLFKGFPKSIPTTTLMIWSFVLGGWPLFTGLALFGHGPWLPVAASAWAGLLFNVLVVFGFCWFAWNELVRALPAQITGISSLAVPIVGFASGMLLLGERPRPFDYVALLAIVVAVILVLRPATKPTSQAAG; this is encoded by the coding sequence ATGCCCGTGATCGGACGCCGTGAACTGGGACTTTTTGTCGCCGTCGTGCTGCTCTGGGGCGTGAACTGGCCGATGATGAAGATGGCGTTGGCGGAGCTCAACTTCTGGGTGTTCCGCTCCTACTGCATCGCGGCCGGCCTGCTCTGGTTTGTTGCTTTCAACCTGAAGCGCGGCGTCCCGCTCACGCTGCCGCGCGAGCACTGGGGGCGCATGTTGGTCTGCGCGCTGTGCAACGTGGCGGCGTGGAACATCCTTTCTGCTGCGGCGTTGACCATGCTGCCCTCGGGCCGCGCTGGCGTGCTGGCCTACACCATGCCGCTCTGGGTGGTGCTGCTGTCACGAGTGTTCCTGGGGGAGGTGCTCACCCCTTCGCGAATTGCCGCGATCAGCATCGGCATGGGCGGCATCGCGCTCTTGCTGGTGGACGAGTTCCAGGCGCTGCGCGGCGCGCCGGTTGCTGCACTGATGATGGTGGCGTCAGGCCTGCTGTGGGCCGTTGGCATCGTGCTGTTCAAGGGCTTCCCAAAATCAATCCCGACCACCACCCTGATGATCTGGAGCTTTGTGCTCGGTGGCTGGCCGCTGTTCACCGGCCTCGCGCTGTTCGGGCACGGACCGTGGCTACCGGTCGCCGCCAGTGCCTGGGCCGGTCTCCTGTTCAACGTGCTGGTGGTGTTTGGCTTCTGCTGGTTCGCGTGGAACGAACTGGTACGGGCGTTGCCGGCGCAGATTACCGGCATCAGCTCGCTGGCAGTGCCAATCGTTGGCTTCGCCAGCGGCATGCTGCTGCTCGGCGAACGGCCACGGCCGTTCGACTATGTGGCGTTGCTGGCGATAGTCGTGGCGGTGATTCTGGTGTTGCGGCCAGCTACCAAACCAACCAGCCAAGCCGCCGGCTAG